The following proteins are co-located in the Solanum pennellii chromosome 1, SPENNV200 genome:
- the LOC107003537 gene encoding uncharacterized protein LOC107003537 isoform X1: protein MEEVAPLSCQKQHIPARKVSFNGFSKDLCAAVQDGSVADVDSSLAFLKKSGGNINYRNDFGLTPLHIATWRNHIPIVKRLLAAGADPNARDGESGWSSLHRALHFGHLAVASILLQSGVSITLEDTKSRTPIDLLSGPDLQGIEKNNSAATEVFSWGSGVNYQLGTGNAHIQKLPCKVDSLHGSVIKLVSAAKFHSAAVTARGELYTWGFGRGGRLGHPDFDIHSGQAAVITPRRVICGLGARRVKAVVAAKHHTVIATEAGEVFTWGSNREGQLGYTSVDSQPTPRRVSSLRSKVVALAAANKHTVVVSDLGEVFTWGCNKEGQLGYGTSNSASNYAPRVVEYLKGKAFVGVAAAKYHTIVLGSDGEVLTWGHRLVTPKRVVIGRFLKKMGNIPMKFHRKERLHVVAIAAGNTHSVALTEDGTLFYWVSSDPDLRCQQLYSLCGTNVACISAGKYWTAAVTVTGDVYMWDGKKGKEKLPTLTRLHGVKKATSISVGETHLLIITSLYHPGYPPNMSNNPSILKQKMKSDTDELNEGFMFDEVESEEVSYISEKDTAKNKTAPTLKSLCEKVAAEHLLEPRNSIQLLEISDSLGAEDLRKHCEDIAIRNLDYIFTVSGHAVANTSLDVLVMLEKVWDMKSSEPWSYRRLPTPTAPFPAIIDSEEDNEKIEALRTRGNCTSRPILRQVRDQRLDNFLQSDEIKEVFLKQVRALRKKLQQIEMLEDKRFKGQTLDNQQIAKLQTKSALEKSLAELGVPVERVQSTVSSSVLADGKGSNKVDVVPKKKSRKSKQKAAPIEVASSQCESAESSPRKGASSVQIPEVQYEDDHKGLGGAASNQDAKDSSSVTQRHLGITCNSNSSSVLASKKKNRKGGLSMFLNGALDDVSKVPPPVVQKSEGPAWGGAKVAKGSASLRDIQDEQRKVIDRKLLKLRDPVEDPSGESSGGKLRLSSFIQSNPTPMSQTAFVSDVEKNTPPWADSGTPPRLRPSLRDIQLQQGKQPLALSHSPKTTTTGFSVMTGQGSPSESGCLSRWFRPEIETPSSIRLIQIEERAIKDLKRFYSNVRVVKNQS from the exons ATGGAGGAAGTAGCTCCTTTATCATGCCAGAAGCAACACATTCCTGCTAGGAAAGTTTCATTCAATGGCTTCTCCAAAGATCTGTGTGCTGCAGTACAAGACGGGTCTGTAGCTGATGTTGATTCTTCTTTGGCATTCCTCAAGAAGAGTGGAGGAAATATCAATTATAGGAATGACTTTGGCCTTACACCTCTTCATATTGCAACCTGGAGAAATCACATCCCAATTGTTAAGAGGCTCCTTGCTGCTGGTGCAGATCCTAATGCTAGG GATGGGGAATCAGGATGGAGTAGCCTTCATCGCGCCCTGCATTTTGGTCATCTTGCTGTTGCTAGCATCCTTCTCCAGTCTGGTGTTTCTATCACTCTGGAAGATACGAAATCTAGGACTCCCATTGATTTGTTATCAGGACCTGATTTACAGGGCATTGAAAAGAATAATTCAG ctGCTACAGAGGTTTTCAGTTGGGGCAGTGGTGTAAATTATCAACTAGGGACTGGAAATGCACATATTCAAAAGTTACCCTGCAAAGTTGATTCTCTCCATGGATCAGTCATCAAGTTGGTTTCTGCAGCAAAATTTCATAGTGCCGCCGTTACTGCCCGTGGAGAACTCTATACTTGGGGTTTTGGAAGAGGGGGCCGTCTTGGGCACCCTGACTTTGATATACATAG CGGCCAAGCTGCTGTAATAACTCCACGGAGGGTGATCTGCGGTTTAGGGGCACGTCGAGTGAAAGCTGTTGTTGCAGCTAAACATCACACTGTTATTGCAACAGAGGCTGGAGAAGTTTTCACTTGGGGTTCCAACAGAG AGGGTCAACTTGGTTATACTTCTGTAGACTCTCAACCTACACCTCGTAGAGTGAGTTCACTGAGGTCAAAAGTAGTTGCTCTTGCTGCAGCAAACAAGCACACTGTTGTAGTTTCTGACTTGGGTGAGGTTTTCACTTGGGGATGCAATAAGGAGGGTCAGCTAGGCTATGGAACATCTAATTCTGCCTCTAACTATGCTCCAAGGGTAGTTGAGTATCTGAAGGGAAAGGCCTTTGTTGGAGTTGCTGCAGCTAAGTATCATACAATTGTTCTTGGATCTGATGGAGAGGTTTTAACTTGGGGTCATCGGCTTGTTACTCCAAAAAGAGTTGTGATTGGGCGGTTCCTAAAAAAGATGGGCAACATCCCAATGAAGTTTCATCGTAAGGAACGTCTTCATGTGGTTGCAATAGCTGCCGGGAATACACATAGTGTGGCTCTTACAGAGGACGGCACATTATTTTACTGGGTGTCATCTGATCCTGATCTGCGTTGTCAACAG TTATATTCACTATGTGGTACAAATGTAGCATGCATCTCTGCTGGGAAATATTGGACAGCTGCAGTTACTGTGACAGGTGATGTGTACATGTGGGATGGGAAGAAAGGAAAGGAGAAACTTCCTACTTTAACTCGGTTACATGGGGTTAAAAAGGCAACTTCAATTTCCGTTGGGGAGACCCATTTGTTGATTATCACTTCTCTATATCATCCTGGTTATCCACCTAATATGTCCAATAATCCTTCTATACTCAAGCAGAAGATGAAAAGTGATACAGATGAACTCAATGAGGGATTTATGTTTGATGAGGTTGAGTCAGAGGAAGTTTCTTATATCTCAGAAAAAGACACTGCCAAAAACAAGACTGCACCAACCTTAAAGAGCCTTTGTGAGAAGGTGGCTGCCGAGCATTTGTTGGAGCCACGGAATTCTATTCAACTGCTAGAAATTTCCGATTCACTAGGGGCAGAAGATCTAAGGAAACACTGTGAG GATATTGCAATCCGCAATcttgattatatatttacaGTGTCGGGACATGCAGTTGCAAATACTTCACTTGACGTATTAGTCATGCTTGAGAAAGTGTGGGATATGAAGTCATCTGAACCCTGGAGTTATCGCCGGCTTCCAACTCCTACTGCCCCCTTCCCTGCCATTATAGATAgtgaagaagataatgaaaaaaTTGAGGCACTTAGAACACGTGGCAACTGTACAAGCAGGCCAATTTTGAGACAAGTGAGAGACCAGAGATTAGATAACTTCCTACAGTCTGATGAAATTAAAGAAGTGTTTCTGAAACAAGTACGAGCTTTGAGGAAGAAGTTGCAGCAGATTGAGATGCTTGAAGATAAGCGATTCAAGGGGCAGACTCTTGATAACCAGCAAATTGCTAAGCTTCAGACGAAGTCAGCACTGGAGAAGTCACTTGCTGAGCTTGGTGTCCCTGTAGAAAGGGTCCAATCAACAGTATCATCCTCTGTTCTTGCTGATGGAAAAGGGAGCAATAAAGTGGATGTTGTACCTAAGAAGAAAAGCAGAAAGAGCAAACAAAAGGCAGCACCAATTGAGGTAGCATCCAGTCAATGTGAAAGTGCTGAATCCAGCCCCAGAAAGGGTGCCTCGAGTGTTCAAATTCCTGAAGTCCAGTACGAG GATGACCACAAAGGTTTGGGAGGAGCTGCTTCCAATCAAGATGCAAAAGATTCTTCCTCTGTCACGCAGAGACACCTTGGAATTACCTGTAATAGTAACAGTTCATCAGTGTTAgcctcaaaaaagaaaaataggaaagGTGGACTCTCCATGTTTCTAAATGGTGCTCTTGATGATGTTTCTAAAGTTCCGCCACCAGTTGTGCAAAAAAGTGAAGGCCCTGCTTGGGGTGGTGCTAAGGTTGCGAAAGGCTCTGCATCTCTTCGAGATATACAGGATGAGCAGAGGAAAGTAATAGATAGAAAGCTGTTGAAACTCAGAGATCCAGTAGAAGATCCCTCTGGTGAAAGTAGTGGTGGTAAATTACGGTTGAGTTCTTTTATACAGTCCAACCCAACACCCATGTCACAAACAGCATTTGTCTCTGATGTGGAAAAGAACACCCCTCCTTGGGCAGACTCCGGGACGCCTCCTCGTTTACGTCCTTCTCTCAGGGATATCCAACTGCAACAG GGGAAGCAGCCATTGGCGCTCTCTCATAGTCCAAAGACAACAACTACTGGCTTCTCTGTGATGACTGGTCAAGGCTCACCATCAGAATCTGGTTGTCTGAGTCGCTGGTTCAGACCAGAAATTGAGACACCTTCATCTATACGTTTAATACAGATTGAGGAAAGAGCCATCAAGGACCTAAAACGGTTTTATAGCAATGTTAGAGTAGTTAAAAACCAGTCCTAA
- the LOC107003537 gene encoding uncharacterized protein LOC107003537 isoform X2: MEEVAPLSCQKQHIPARKVSFNGFSKDLCAAVQDGSVADVDSSLAFLKKSGGNINYRNDFGLTPLHIATWRNHIPIVKRLLAAGADPNARDGESGWSSLHRALHFGHLAVASILLQSGVSITLEDTKSRTPIDLLSGPDLQGIEKNNSEVFSWGSGVNYQLGTGNAHIQKLPCKVDSLHGSVIKLVSAAKFHSAAVTARGELYTWGFGRGGRLGHPDFDIHSGQAAVITPRRVICGLGARRVKAVVAAKHHTVIATEAGEVFTWGSNREGQLGYTSVDSQPTPRRVSSLRSKVVALAAANKHTVVVSDLGEVFTWGCNKEGQLGYGTSNSASNYAPRVVEYLKGKAFVGVAAAKYHTIVLGSDGEVLTWGHRLVTPKRVVIGRFLKKMGNIPMKFHRKERLHVVAIAAGNTHSVALTEDGTLFYWVSSDPDLRCQQLYSLCGTNVACISAGKYWTAAVTVTGDVYMWDGKKGKEKLPTLTRLHGVKKATSISVGETHLLIITSLYHPGYPPNMSNNPSILKQKMKSDTDELNEGFMFDEVESEEVSYISEKDTAKNKTAPTLKSLCEKVAAEHLLEPRNSIQLLEISDSLGAEDLRKHCEDIAIRNLDYIFTVSGHAVANTSLDVLVMLEKVWDMKSSEPWSYRRLPTPTAPFPAIIDSEEDNEKIEALRTRGNCTSRPILRQVRDQRLDNFLQSDEIKEVFLKQVRALRKKLQQIEMLEDKRFKGQTLDNQQIAKLQTKSALEKSLAELGVPVERVQSTVSSSVLADGKGSNKVDVVPKKKSRKSKQKAAPIEVASSQCESAESSPRKGASSVQIPEVQYEDDHKGLGGAASNQDAKDSSSVTQRHLGITCNSNSSSVLASKKKNRKGGLSMFLNGALDDVSKVPPPVVQKSEGPAWGGAKVAKGSASLRDIQDEQRKVIDRKLLKLRDPVEDPSGESSGGKLRLSSFIQSNPTPMSQTAFVSDVEKNTPPWADSGTPPRLRPSLRDIQLQQGKQPLALSHSPKTTTTGFSVMTGQGSPSESGCLSRWFRPEIETPSSIRLIQIEERAIKDLKRFYSNVRVVKNQS, from the exons ATGGAGGAAGTAGCTCCTTTATCATGCCAGAAGCAACACATTCCTGCTAGGAAAGTTTCATTCAATGGCTTCTCCAAAGATCTGTGTGCTGCAGTACAAGACGGGTCTGTAGCTGATGTTGATTCTTCTTTGGCATTCCTCAAGAAGAGTGGAGGAAATATCAATTATAGGAATGACTTTGGCCTTACACCTCTTCATATTGCAACCTGGAGAAATCACATCCCAATTGTTAAGAGGCTCCTTGCTGCTGGTGCAGATCCTAATGCTAGG GATGGGGAATCAGGATGGAGTAGCCTTCATCGCGCCCTGCATTTTGGTCATCTTGCTGTTGCTAGCATCCTTCTCCAGTCTGGTGTTTCTATCACTCTGGAAGATACGAAATCTAGGACTCCCATTGATTTGTTATCAGGACCTGATTTACAGGGCATTGAAAAGAATAATTCAG AGGTTTTCAGTTGGGGCAGTGGTGTAAATTATCAACTAGGGACTGGAAATGCACATATTCAAAAGTTACCCTGCAAAGTTGATTCTCTCCATGGATCAGTCATCAAGTTGGTTTCTGCAGCAAAATTTCATAGTGCCGCCGTTACTGCCCGTGGAGAACTCTATACTTGGGGTTTTGGAAGAGGGGGCCGTCTTGGGCACCCTGACTTTGATATACATAG CGGCCAAGCTGCTGTAATAACTCCACGGAGGGTGATCTGCGGTTTAGGGGCACGTCGAGTGAAAGCTGTTGTTGCAGCTAAACATCACACTGTTATTGCAACAGAGGCTGGAGAAGTTTTCACTTGGGGTTCCAACAGAG AGGGTCAACTTGGTTATACTTCTGTAGACTCTCAACCTACACCTCGTAGAGTGAGTTCACTGAGGTCAAAAGTAGTTGCTCTTGCTGCAGCAAACAAGCACACTGTTGTAGTTTCTGACTTGGGTGAGGTTTTCACTTGGGGATGCAATAAGGAGGGTCAGCTAGGCTATGGAACATCTAATTCTGCCTCTAACTATGCTCCAAGGGTAGTTGAGTATCTGAAGGGAAAGGCCTTTGTTGGAGTTGCTGCAGCTAAGTATCATACAATTGTTCTTGGATCTGATGGAGAGGTTTTAACTTGGGGTCATCGGCTTGTTACTCCAAAAAGAGTTGTGATTGGGCGGTTCCTAAAAAAGATGGGCAACATCCCAATGAAGTTTCATCGTAAGGAACGTCTTCATGTGGTTGCAATAGCTGCCGGGAATACACATAGTGTGGCTCTTACAGAGGACGGCACATTATTTTACTGGGTGTCATCTGATCCTGATCTGCGTTGTCAACAG TTATATTCACTATGTGGTACAAATGTAGCATGCATCTCTGCTGGGAAATATTGGACAGCTGCAGTTACTGTGACAGGTGATGTGTACATGTGGGATGGGAAGAAAGGAAAGGAGAAACTTCCTACTTTAACTCGGTTACATGGGGTTAAAAAGGCAACTTCAATTTCCGTTGGGGAGACCCATTTGTTGATTATCACTTCTCTATATCATCCTGGTTATCCACCTAATATGTCCAATAATCCTTCTATACTCAAGCAGAAGATGAAAAGTGATACAGATGAACTCAATGAGGGATTTATGTTTGATGAGGTTGAGTCAGAGGAAGTTTCTTATATCTCAGAAAAAGACACTGCCAAAAACAAGACTGCACCAACCTTAAAGAGCCTTTGTGAGAAGGTGGCTGCCGAGCATTTGTTGGAGCCACGGAATTCTATTCAACTGCTAGAAATTTCCGATTCACTAGGGGCAGAAGATCTAAGGAAACACTGTGAG GATATTGCAATCCGCAATcttgattatatatttacaGTGTCGGGACATGCAGTTGCAAATACTTCACTTGACGTATTAGTCATGCTTGAGAAAGTGTGGGATATGAAGTCATCTGAACCCTGGAGTTATCGCCGGCTTCCAACTCCTACTGCCCCCTTCCCTGCCATTATAGATAgtgaagaagataatgaaaaaaTTGAGGCACTTAGAACACGTGGCAACTGTACAAGCAGGCCAATTTTGAGACAAGTGAGAGACCAGAGATTAGATAACTTCCTACAGTCTGATGAAATTAAAGAAGTGTTTCTGAAACAAGTACGAGCTTTGAGGAAGAAGTTGCAGCAGATTGAGATGCTTGAAGATAAGCGATTCAAGGGGCAGACTCTTGATAACCAGCAAATTGCTAAGCTTCAGACGAAGTCAGCACTGGAGAAGTCACTTGCTGAGCTTGGTGTCCCTGTAGAAAGGGTCCAATCAACAGTATCATCCTCTGTTCTTGCTGATGGAAAAGGGAGCAATAAAGTGGATGTTGTACCTAAGAAGAAAAGCAGAAAGAGCAAACAAAAGGCAGCACCAATTGAGGTAGCATCCAGTCAATGTGAAAGTGCTGAATCCAGCCCCAGAAAGGGTGCCTCGAGTGTTCAAATTCCTGAAGTCCAGTACGAG GATGACCACAAAGGTTTGGGAGGAGCTGCTTCCAATCAAGATGCAAAAGATTCTTCCTCTGTCACGCAGAGACACCTTGGAATTACCTGTAATAGTAACAGTTCATCAGTGTTAgcctcaaaaaagaaaaataggaaagGTGGACTCTCCATGTTTCTAAATGGTGCTCTTGATGATGTTTCTAAAGTTCCGCCACCAGTTGTGCAAAAAAGTGAAGGCCCTGCTTGGGGTGGTGCTAAGGTTGCGAAAGGCTCTGCATCTCTTCGAGATATACAGGATGAGCAGAGGAAAGTAATAGATAGAAAGCTGTTGAAACTCAGAGATCCAGTAGAAGATCCCTCTGGTGAAAGTAGTGGTGGTAAATTACGGTTGAGTTCTTTTATACAGTCCAACCCAACACCCATGTCACAAACAGCATTTGTCTCTGATGTGGAAAAGAACACCCCTCCTTGGGCAGACTCCGGGACGCCTCCTCGTTTACGTCCTTCTCTCAGGGATATCCAACTGCAACAG GGGAAGCAGCCATTGGCGCTCTCTCATAGTCCAAAGACAACAACTACTGGCTTCTCTGTGATGACTGGTCAAGGCTCACCATCAGAATCTGGTTGTCTGAGTCGCTGGTTCAGACCAGAAATTGAGACACCTTCATCTATACGTTTAATACAGATTGAGGAAAGAGCCATCAAGGACCTAAAACGGTTTTATAGCAATGTTAGAGTAGTTAAAAACCAGTCCTAA
- the LOC107003537 gene encoding uncharacterized protein LOC107003537 isoform X4, with translation MEEVAPLSCQKQHIPARKVSFNGFSKDLCAAVQDGSVADVDSSLAFLKKSGGNINYRNDFGLTPLHIATWRNHIPIVKRLLAAGADPNARDGESGWSSLHRALHFGHLAVASILLQSGVSITLEDTKSRTPIDLLSGPDLQGIEKNNSAATEVFSWGSGVNYQLGTGNAHIQKLPCKVDSLHGSVIKLVSAAKFHSAAVTARGELYTWGFGRGGRLGHPDFDIHSGQAAVITPRRVICGLGARRVKAVVAAKHHTVIATEAGEVFTWGSNREGQLGYTSVDSQPTPRRVSSLRSKVVALAAANKHTVVVSDLGEVFTWGCNKEGQLGYGTSNSASNYAPRVVEYLKGKAFVGVAAAKYHTIVLGSDGEVLTWGHRLVTPKRVVIGRFLKKMGNIPMKFHRKERLHVVAIAAGNTHSVALTEDGTLFYWVSSDPDLRCQQLYSLCGTNVACISAGKYWTAAVTVTGDVYMWDGKKGKEKLPTLTRLHGVKKATSISVGETHLLIITSLYHPGYPPNMSNNPSILKQKMKSDTDELNEGFMFDEVESEEVSYISEKDTAKNKTAPTLKSLCEKVAAEHLLEPRNSIQLLEISDSLGAEDLRKHCEDIAIRNLDYIFTVSGHAVANTSLDVLVMLEKVWDMKSSEPWSYRRLPTPTAPFPAIIDSEEDNEKIEALRTRGNCTSRPILRQVRDQRLDNFLQSDEIKEVFLKQVRALRKKLQQIEMLEDKRFKGQTLDNQQIAKLQTKSALEKSLAELGVPVERVQSTVSSSVLADGKGSNKVDVVPKKKSRKSKQKAAPIEVASSQCESAESSPRKGASSVQIPEVQYEDDHKGLGGAASNQDAKDSSSVTQRHLGITCNSNSSSVLASKKKNRKGGLSMFLNGALDDVSKVPPPVVQKSEGPAWGGAKVAKGSASLRDIQDEQRKVIDRKLLKLRDPVEDPSGESSGGKLRLSSFIQSNPTPMSQTAFVSDVEKNTPPWADSGTPPRLRPSLRDIQLQQAYGRRRSTHVSQLT, from the exons ATGGAGGAAGTAGCTCCTTTATCATGCCAGAAGCAACACATTCCTGCTAGGAAAGTTTCATTCAATGGCTTCTCCAAAGATCTGTGTGCTGCAGTACAAGACGGGTCTGTAGCTGATGTTGATTCTTCTTTGGCATTCCTCAAGAAGAGTGGAGGAAATATCAATTATAGGAATGACTTTGGCCTTACACCTCTTCATATTGCAACCTGGAGAAATCACATCCCAATTGTTAAGAGGCTCCTTGCTGCTGGTGCAGATCCTAATGCTAGG GATGGGGAATCAGGATGGAGTAGCCTTCATCGCGCCCTGCATTTTGGTCATCTTGCTGTTGCTAGCATCCTTCTCCAGTCTGGTGTTTCTATCACTCTGGAAGATACGAAATCTAGGACTCCCATTGATTTGTTATCAGGACCTGATTTACAGGGCATTGAAAAGAATAATTCAG ctGCTACAGAGGTTTTCAGTTGGGGCAGTGGTGTAAATTATCAACTAGGGACTGGAAATGCACATATTCAAAAGTTACCCTGCAAAGTTGATTCTCTCCATGGATCAGTCATCAAGTTGGTTTCTGCAGCAAAATTTCATAGTGCCGCCGTTACTGCCCGTGGAGAACTCTATACTTGGGGTTTTGGAAGAGGGGGCCGTCTTGGGCACCCTGACTTTGATATACATAG CGGCCAAGCTGCTGTAATAACTCCACGGAGGGTGATCTGCGGTTTAGGGGCACGTCGAGTGAAAGCTGTTGTTGCAGCTAAACATCACACTGTTATTGCAACAGAGGCTGGAGAAGTTTTCACTTGGGGTTCCAACAGAG AGGGTCAACTTGGTTATACTTCTGTAGACTCTCAACCTACACCTCGTAGAGTGAGTTCACTGAGGTCAAAAGTAGTTGCTCTTGCTGCAGCAAACAAGCACACTGTTGTAGTTTCTGACTTGGGTGAGGTTTTCACTTGGGGATGCAATAAGGAGGGTCAGCTAGGCTATGGAACATCTAATTCTGCCTCTAACTATGCTCCAAGGGTAGTTGAGTATCTGAAGGGAAAGGCCTTTGTTGGAGTTGCTGCAGCTAAGTATCATACAATTGTTCTTGGATCTGATGGAGAGGTTTTAACTTGGGGTCATCGGCTTGTTACTCCAAAAAGAGTTGTGATTGGGCGGTTCCTAAAAAAGATGGGCAACATCCCAATGAAGTTTCATCGTAAGGAACGTCTTCATGTGGTTGCAATAGCTGCCGGGAATACACATAGTGTGGCTCTTACAGAGGACGGCACATTATTTTACTGGGTGTCATCTGATCCTGATCTGCGTTGTCAACAG TTATATTCACTATGTGGTACAAATGTAGCATGCATCTCTGCTGGGAAATATTGGACAGCTGCAGTTACTGTGACAGGTGATGTGTACATGTGGGATGGGAAGAAAGGAAAGGAGAAACTTCCTACTTTAACTCGGTTACATGGGGTTAAAAAGGCAACTTCAATTTCCGTTGGGGAGACCCATTTGTTGATTATCACTTCTCTATATCATCCTGGTTATCCACCTAATATGTCCAATAATCCTTCTATACTCAAGCAGAAGATGAAAAGTGATACAGATGAACTCAATGAGGGATTTATGTTTGATGAGGTTGAGTCAGAGGAAGTTTCTTATATCTCAGAAAAAGACACTGCCAAAAACAAGACTGCACCAACCTTAAAGAGCCTTTGTGAGAAGGTGGCTGCCGAGCATTTGTTGGAGCCACGGAATTCTATTCAACTGCTAGAAATTTCCGATTCACTAGGGGCAGAAGATCTAAGGAAACACTGTGAG GATATTGCAATCCGCAATcttgattatatatttacaGTGTCGGGACATGCAGTTGCAAATACTTCACTTGACGTATTAGTCATGCTTGAGAAAGTGTGGGATATGAAGTCATCTGAACCCTGGAGTTATCGCCGGCTTCCAACTCCTACTGCCCCCTTCCCTGCCATTATAGATAgtgaagaagataatgaaaaaaTTGAGGCACTTAGAACACGTGGCAACTGTACAAGCAGGCCAATTTTGAGACAAGTGAGAGACCAGAGATTAGATAACTTCCTACAGTCTGATGAAATTAAAGAAGTGTTTCTGAAACAAGTACGAGCTTTGAGGAAGAAGTTGCAGCAGATTGAGATGCTTGAAGATAAGCGATTCAAGGGGCAGACTCTTGATAACCAGCAAATTGCTAAGCTTCAGACGAAGTCAGCACTGGAGAAGTCACTTGCTGAGCTTGGTGTCCCTGTAGAAAGGGTCCAATCAACAGTATCATCCTCTGTTCTTGCTGATGGAAAAGGGAGCAATAAAGTGGATGTTGTACCTAAGAAGAAAAGCAGAAAGAGCAAACAAAAGGCAGCACCAATTGAGGTAGCATCCAGTCAATGTGAAAGTGCTGAATCCAGCCCCAGAAAGGGTGCCTCGAGTGTTCAAATTCCTGAAGTCCAGTACGAG GATGACCACAAAGGTTTGGGAGGAGCTGCTTCCAATCAAGATGCAAAAGATTCTTCCTCTGTCACGCAGAGACACCTTGGAATTACCTGTAATAGTAACAGTTCATCAGTGTTAgcctcaaaaaagaaaaataggaaagGTGGACTCTCCATGTTTCTAAATGGTGCTCTTGATGATGTTTCTAAAGTTCCGCCACCAGTTGTGCAAAAAAGTGAAGGCCCTGCTTGGGGTGGTGCTAAGGTTGCGAAAGGCTCTGCATCTCTTCGAGATATACAGGATGAGCAGAGGAAAGTAATAGATAGAAAGCTGTTGAAACTCAGAGATCCAGTAGAAGATCCCTCTGGTGAAAGTAGTGGTGGTAAATTACGGTTGAGTTCTTTTATACAGTCCAACCCAACACCCATGTCACAAACAGCATTTGTCTCTGATGTGGAAAAGAACACCCCTCCTTGGGCAGACTCCGGGACGCCTCCTCGTTTACGTCCTTCTCTCAGGGATATCCAACTGCAACAG